A segment of the Terribacillus aidingensis genome:
GACGCTAACAATGTAGCTAATAGTTTAATGATTGCAGCAGCGAAAACTGGAATGCAAATTCGAATTGCATCTCCAGCGGGCTATCAGCCGCTCCCTGAAATCGTTGAAAAGGCGAAAAAGATCAGCGGTGATCCAGATTTTCTCCTTATTACGGAGAGTCCGGAAGAAGCTGCCGCAGGTGCAGATGTACTTTATACAGATGTCTGGACGAGTATGGGGCAAGAGGAAGAGACAACTGCCAGACTGAAAGCATTCCAGGGATTCCAAGTGAATGAGGAACTCATGGATTCTGCGGCGTCAGATGCTATCTTCCTGCACTGTCTGCCAGCACATCGGGGCGAAGAAGTGACCGCAGCTGTCATTGATGGTCCACAATCAGCGGTATTCCAAGAAGCTGAAAATCGCCTGCATGCCCAAAAAGCGCTTATGCTTGCTGTTATGGGGAAATAAAGAATACAGAAAAGAAACCGCCTGAAAAAAAGGCGGTTTCTTTTCTGTATCTATGCGTTCACAAGAATGGGAAAATCATGTAGACTAAAGAGTATATGTCCACTTACTCTACGTAAGGGACTTCTAGGATACAGGAGAGAATAATTACTATGTTAACTTACGTAGCGCCGGCTATCTTCCTGGCGTTTGTCTATTTACTGTCTATTATTCCGTTTCACCAGACGGTTGGTATTACCAAGAAACAACATTTATTGATGGCATCCTTCGCTATCTATGTGATCGCTGTCATTTGTCTGACATTCTTCCCATTGCCTGTGGATCAGAATCTTATCGAAGAAAATCAGCAGCTGGAAACAAGCTACCGCTGGAATACGTCGCCGCTAACGTCCATTATGCAAATCTGGCATACAACGCAAATCGATGGCTTCGGATATGGACTAGCCCTTAAAAATCTAGGGGGAAATATCCTCTTATTTGTGCCGCTCGGCTTTTATTTGCCTTTGCTCATTCGCAGAACCAGGTCTTTCTTTATCGTTGTTCTGTGCGGGCTTGTATTCAGTACAGCAATTGAGTCGACACAAGGATTGCTGAATTATTTTGTAGGCTATAATTATCGCTCTGTCGATATCGATGACATTATCTTGAATGTATTGGGAGCTATGCTTGGATATGCATTTTATTGGATTGCTCTGCGTCCGTTATTAAAAAGGGGCAAGCTGTAATCAGCTTGTTTCCTGCTGGGTATAATCCTTGAATCCAAGCAGTTCCGGTGACAAGGAGGCGAGGGGTCCCAATTTGCGCAATTTTGGATATAGAAGCCACGTTACAGAAAGCAAGGCAAGGCCGCTGCCCGCAGTGCAAAAGACCCAAGACAAAGGAATAAATGTGGCTGCATATCCGCCTGCCAATGAACCGATCGGCATTGCAATTGTAACGAAACTTGCACTTGCGCTTGTCACCCTGCCGATCATGGAAACTGGAACCAAAGTTTGTAACAATATTGCGAAAGTGACGTTGATACAGCCGACTGGTATCCAAGCGAGTCCGTAAAGAATCACACTCAACCAAGTCCATGGAATGAAGGCAGCTGCTGCCCAGATTCCAGAAGCCAGAAACATGGAACATATTGTTGCTTTACCGATGGGTAATTTGCTGAAGGTAGAAGCTAATAGCGCGCCTATTAAAGCCCCGCAAGACATAGCGGCCAAATATAAACCATATACGGCAGCTCCTTGTCGCTCATCTGCAAAAGCAGGCATGACCGCCATGGCGGCACCAATTGCCAGATTGCATAGTACTGCTCCAAAGAGTGCAGCAGCTAAAATGGTTGTAAAAAGTATCTTAAGTCCTTCTTTAAGTTCAGTGATGTAAGTGCTGAAGACAGAACGCGTATTATCGGCTTCACTGGTTTGCGCTCTATGGTGTGGGATTCTAAGGAAGCTGAATAAAAGGAAAGCAATACAGAAGGCAAAAGAATCGATGATGAATAGTAGTGTTGCTCCAAAGACAGCAATCATTACGCCTGCGATGGCATTAAAGATGAGATCGACACCTTGGTAAGCAAAGGAGAATAGTGCATTACCAGCAGGGAGTTCTTCTTTTTTCAGAACGATTGGCAATGCTTTTGTTTCTGTCGGATATGCAAATGCGTTAATAAAGGTCAGAATCGGCATGATGACGAGCAGCAGTGTAACAGACAGAAAGTCCAGCCAAGCTGCAAGTGGAATCAGCAGTATAAGCACGGCTTGCAGTGCTTGTGTCCACATCAGCGTGCTGCGAATTTGCCATCGATCAACCAGTGGCCCAATCAGGAATTGCAGTAGGTTCGGGATTTGTGTCAAGGCTCCTGCCAGACCTGAATAAAATGTGCTGTCGCTCAGATCATAAACGAGCCACATGGCCGCTATGAAATAAATGCTGTCTCCAATATTGCTTATAATTCGCCCCGAGAAAAGCAAGCCATAGTTACGCTGTTTCAGTATAGTGAACATCCTTAATCCTCCTCTTCCATCTCTACTTGATCAAATGATGGTGTGTCGATTTCAAAACCATAAGCGGAAAAATGATACAGCTTACCATTGGAATCATATTCAGCTGCCTCACTTTTTTCTCGCAGCTTCTCCATCAAACCGAATAAACCCTGAATAAACTCCTGAAAATCTGCTTCAGTGGCGCTGATTTCCCATATACTTCCGACTTTATCCCAATCTTTCGGATCAGTGGAACCGGCTGCTTTTGCAAAGGATGATTCTGGTGCAGTAAGGATCGCTGATTTTGTCTTATTTGTCATTTGTACATATAGCTGTCTTGTCGATTCACTGAGTTCTTCCGCGTAAGGCAGTAGATCTTCTGATGGGAAAAAGCCTCTGGCCGCAGCTCGATAGAATTTCTGTACAATACCATTTTTTTCTTCAGTCCGAATCACTTCGATCAAGCCGTTTTTCTCCAACTCTTTCAAATGATAATGAATCTTCGGTCTGCTCGTTTCCAGCAAGACAGCAAGCTGCTGTCCGGTATAAGATGTTTCAACTAACTTCATGATCATCTCTGCACGCAGCGGGTCACTGATTGCTTTTAACTGTTCAAAGGTTGTTAATGCCATAGCTTGTTTCATTGTATTCCTCCTCTTGTAAACATTTCTTGATCGGTCAAATTTATTTTACAGCTTTAGTTTAGTTATGGTTCCACTTATTGTCAATTAAATTTTCAGACTTTTTTCTTGCTGTACAACAACATAAAAAATATGTTAAAGTAGAGGCAATCGAATAGGTTTTCTCTTGGGGCAGGGTGAAATTCCCGACCGGCGGTGATAGGCAGCATAGCTGTCTTCAGTCCGTGACCCGTTATTATAACGGTGGATTTGGTGAGATTCCAAAGCCGACAGTACAGTCTGGATGGGAAAGAGGAAACGGCGTGCTATCCACACGCCACCAGCAGCTATTTCGTTGATTGACGATAGCTTGTTTCGCTATACTTTTAAAGCCAAAGCCCCAGAATCCATTATTCTGGGGCTTTTTATATGAAAGTTAGTGCTAGTTAGGAGCAAATTGGCAGGAGCGGCCAGCTTGCACCTTATTCGAGTGATTCATTTACAAGAATTTTGGTAAAAGATATATTGAATTGTTATAACCCCAAATAACCGTCACACAGCCCCAAGACGGTAATATTCCCGTTCGTAAGCATGACAGCAAGTGAAAATAACTTCTTGTTTCCTTGAGAAGCTCTCAGAAGAAAAGGAGGAGAAAAGTGTTTACTGGAATCATTCAGGAAGTAGGCAGCATTATTGATGTGAAAAGACAGGATAAGGCGATGCAGCTCACAATTGCCAGTGAAAAGCTGACAACAGATATGCACGTTGGGGACAGTATCTCCGTTAACGGTGTCTGTCTTACAGTTACTAGTTTCACCCCGTCTTATTTTCAGGCAGATGTGATGCCGGAAACGTTCCATTACAGTTCTTTGTCCAATTTGCAAAGTTCCGATCAAGTGAATCTGGAACCTGCTTTGCAGCCTAATGGAAGACTGGGAGGCCATTTTGTGAGTGGTCATGTAGATACAACAGGATCTATCCTATCCATTCGAGATGAGTCAAATGCTCGTTACATTGACATTGCTGTAACAAAAGGCCTGCAGTATTTGATGTCCAAAGGTTCAATTTCAGTTGATGGTGTGTCATTGACGGTGTTTGAAGTCCGGGAAGATACATTTACTATTTCGCTTATTCCGGAGACGAGGAAAGCGACAATCTTAGGCGAAAAGAAAGCTGGCGATCTAGTCAATCTCGAATTTGACCAGCTTGCTAAATACATGGAACGGTTGCTGGAGCATCGAAAAAGTCCACAGTCTGCAGGCATTACGGAAGAGACGTTAGCGCAGCACGGATTCATGGATTAGGAGGGAAATGTATGAAGACGACAATAGACATCGCAATAGAATACTTGAAAAGCGGTAAACCGATCATCGTTACAGACGATGAAGCAAGAGAGAACGAAGGAGATTTGCTGGCTTTAGCAGCGTATGCAAGCCCAGAAACAGTTAATTTTATGGCTTCTGTCGGAAAAGGTCTTATCTGTGCGCCTATTTCCCGGGAAATTGCCGAAAGATTGGATTTGCCGCCGATGGTAGCTAATAATACAGATCCGCATGGGACAGCTTTCACCGTTAGTATTGATCATATTGATTCTACTACTGGTATCAGTGCATTCGAACGGTCTCATACGATTTCCAAGCTGGCAGAAAGTGCAAGTAAACCGTCTGACTTCCAGCGCCCGGGACATATTTTTCCGCTGATCGCCCAGCAAAACGGTGTGCTGGAAAGACCTGGACATACAGAAGCAGCTGTTGATCTCGCTAGACTAGCAGGAACAGCAGAAGCCGGCTATATATGCGAAATCATGAATGAGGACGGTACAATGGCGCGCATGCCGGAACTTGAGAAATTAGCTGAGTTCCACCAGCTGCCAATTATCACAATCGCTGATTTAATTGCATATCGAGAACTTCAAGAAGCTAAAGTGGAGAAATAAACAGTAAAGATTTGCGAAAGTGCAGCAAGCATAAAACATTATCGAATACAAAAGATGAGGACATACTGTCCCATATATAAAGGAGTAATCATATGGTTAACGTACTAGAAGGAAATGTAGTAGGATCAGATTTGAAAATTGGAATTGTTGTAGGAAGATTTAATGAGTTCATTACGAGCAAACTGTTGAGCGGCGCAATTGATACGTTAAAGCGTCACGGTGTCGATGAAGCAAAAGTGGATGTTGCATGGGTACCTGGAGCATTTGAAATCCCCCTTGTAGCTGAGAAACTTGCTGAAAGCAAAAAATACGATGCTGTGATTACATTAGGCACAGTTATCAAAGGCTCTACACCGCATTTCGATTATGTGAGCAATGAAGTGGCAAAAGGAGTAGCGAGTGCTGCCAGTAAGGCTGGTATCCCGATTATCTTTGGTGTACTGACAACTAATACAATTGAACAAGCTATTGAGCGTGCAGGTACGAAAGCAGGCAATAAAGGCGCAGAAGCAGCTGTTTCTGCAATCGAGATGGCCAATTTACTAAAACAGATCTAAGCAAAAGAAGCAGGGGGATTAACCTCTGCTTCTTTTTTGTATTTAGTAAATAATGTATATTCATGTAGGGGGTGCTTACTTACATGAAAACACACTATGAATTAAGAGATGATGGGAACGAAACCAAATTACCTTGTAAAATACATATCATTGGTTCTGTCGGCAGCGGGAAGACGACTCTAGCTAAGGAGTTGTCGAATATCCTGAGTGCTGACCATCACGAACTGGATAACGTTGTTTGGAAGCGATCCTCGGCAGGAGACAGACGCCGTTCTGACAAGGAGAAGCGGGAGATCCTGAAAAGTATTATTGATTCTCGTGCCTGGATCATCGAGGGTGTCCATACAGATGAGTGGATAGAAGACAGCCTTGTAAAAGCAGAATTAATTATCTTGCTGAATCCGGCATATCGGATAAGAAATAGCCGGATAATCAAACGTTTCCTGCGTCAAAAAGTGAAATTGGAGACATCTAATTACACACCTTCCTTTCATATCTTCCTAAAGATGTTCAAATGGAATCGTTATTTTGAGCGTACGACTAAGCCATTTATCTTTGAGAGTTTTCTTACATACGGTCACAAGATGATTATTGTAGAGAACAAATTGGATGTGATAGAGTACTTGACCTTTTTAAAAAGCAAATCTGAAGCAGGTTAATAGCCTGTTTTTTTATTTTTGGAAAAAAGATACAGAAATTACTTTGACACGTAGAGTAATATGCTTTATGATTACTTTATCAGATAGAGTAATTTGGAAAGAAGGGGAGCTATATTCGGAGTGACACAATTCGAGGGCATTTGGATTCCATTATCCTGCGTTTGCTGATGGATGGGGATAAGTATGGTTACCAGATATCGAAAGACATAGCAGCTTGGACGCACGAAGCATTTCAAATTAAGGAAGCAACACTTTATGCAGTCTTTCAGCGACTGGAACGACGAGAATTAATCGAGTCTTATCAGGGAGAAAAGTCACATGGAGGCAAGCGGAAATATTATACGATTACGACGCTTGGGAAGGCTTACTTTCATGAAGCAGCGAAAGAGTGGAAAGAAGCGAAACAATTAATCGATGTATTTATGGAGGGTGTTTGATGCAGAAGATCAATATGTATGTGGAAGAGCAATTTGCAGATCTGCCGGAGACAGAACAGGTAGTGAACTTGAAGGAGGAAATAAAGGATTCGATGGAAGAGAAGGCTGCAGATTTCATCCTGGAGGGGAAATCGGAAGAAGATGCCGTTAATAAGGCAATTGTCGACTTCGGGAATTTGGCGGAAATAAAGAGGGAATTCCAGCTGCAGCATGCACCGCAGAAAACACCAGATAAAAAGAAGAAAAAAGAAGATATGAGCACGTTGAATCTCGGGTTCTCTATATGCGGAAGTTTATTGATTATCGCACTGCTCGTTTTTGTGAATTTGTACTATACACCATATGAGGTTTGGTTTGTCTACCCGACATTCGCTATTCTTTGGTGGCCGGTGAGTATGACCTTCGTCTGGATGAAGGCTAGGAAAAGGAAGGTGATGCAGCGGTGAAGCCGTGGAGATTGTTTCTTGCATTTATGCTGCTGAGCCTGGGCGGTTTTTCCGTTTATACCAACTTGATGACTACGCCGCAGGAGATTTGGTATACGTACAGTTTAGGTGCTAGTATCATCATTGCCCTGCAGATTCTTTTTCCGAATCAATTGACAGTAGTAACGTGGCTGTCGGCAATCGTTGTAGGGGCCGTACTGGTTAACGAAAATATGTCTGATTCGCCTTCTACACCATGGTATCTGTACACATTAGGTGCTTTGGCGTTATGGGGGACAGCTGTTATGCTACGAAGACATCTTGCTAAAATGGGAATTGCCTTAGCTATCAGCTTGGCTGTCTGTGTATACTATTTCGGTCTGCATCAGTATTTTGGTCATGAAACACCTTGGTACGGTTTTATCATCTTTGCGATGAGCTGGTGGCCGCTATCTATTATAGGTCATCGTAGCTCTAGTTTATTCTTCAGTGTATTGGGCTTTGGTGCACTCAGTGTGTTCTTCCTGTTTGTGAATATAGCCTATTCTCCATCGGTGATCTGGGCAATTTACCCAATTTTCGCAGCAGCATGGTGGCCGCTGGCAGCATATTTCTACAGCTATCGCCGCCACCTCAGCAGATAACAAAAGGACACCCTCCGTGGGTGTCCTTTTGTTTATCTTGAATACATTTTCTTGGTTATTTTGCTGAGCAGACTGCTTGGCATGAACTTCATGAGCAAAACGGCTGCGTGAATGTTCGCTGATGGGAAGACGACCCGTTTGCCTTTTATAAAACCAAGAAAACCTTCTCGTGCCACATCCTCGGGTGCATCCCGGAAAGAAGACATGATTTTGTCATTGCCGGCACGTTTAAAGAATTCGGTCTGCGTAGGACCAGGGCAAAGTGCCGTAACTGTTACACCACTGTCTTTCAATTCCTCGGCAAGTGCTTCCGAATACCGCTGAACGAATGCTTTGGATGCATGATATGCAGCCATATATGGGCCAGGCAGGAAGGCAGCCATACTGGAAATATTCAAAATGCCATTCGGTACATTCTTGAATGGAGAGTGAATGATATCATCGATGAACAGACGAGTCAGGTTTGCCAATGAAACCATATTCAGATGCAGCAGTTTTTGCTGGGTCTCAAAGCTCGTATCCTCGAATTTGCCGCTAAGCCCAAAGCCGGCATTATTCACAAGCACTTCTACTGTTTTTCCTTCATCACGAATCTTTTGGTACAGTTCATATGCACTGTTAGGTACGGACAAATCATGAGGAATGACAGTCACATTCGAATCTTGCAGTTCTGTTTGCAGGGAAAGGAGTTTGTCCTTGGAACGCGCTACGATGATAAGATCATAGCCCGCCTTGGCGAACCATTTAGCTATATGGTAACCGATTCCGCTGGAAGCTCCTGTAATTAGAGCAGTTGGTTTCATTGTGCTTCACCTCATTTTGACAATCTTTATAAATATGTACCCTGTTGCCGGGTGGAAGAAACGCTATCTGTTTTTAGTATACCCTTTGCGGCGTTTGGTTACCAACTGGTTGGCGAGGTTTCTCTCTTTAGAAGAAAGGGAAAGGGCTTACAAAGGATAAAGGAGGGGAACTAATGGTCCAGAAAAACGGTGCTAAAGGTGATAAAGATAAACATGGCTTCTCCAAAGCGGAAAGTGAGAATCGGGAAGAGCAGCTTGAGAATAAACAAGATATGCTGGTAGACGATGTGCCTGTGGATGAAGTGGAGCGAGATCTTCAGGATGATAAGCACAAACATCGTACAAAGCAAGCCTCCAATTCAGATCCGGAAGAATGAACCTGCATCAAGTAGATGCAGGTTTTTTTATAGGTAAAAGAAAAAGCAGATGTGTCTTTAGACATCAACTGCTAGGCTGCATGAGCAGTTTTTCGATTGCAGGCTTCATATCCATCGGACTGGTCTGCGGCGCAAATCGCTCGACGACATTTCCATCAGCATCTACGAGAAACTTTGTGAAGTTCCATTTGATACTCTTGGAGAATAGTCCGCCGGCCTGGCTGGTCAAATGCTTATAAAGTGGGTGGGCATCTGGTCCATTCACCTTTACCTTATCGAACATCGGAAAGCTTACGCCGTAGTTTCGCTGACATACAGCGGCAATTTGTTCACTGCTGCCGGGTTCCTGGTTCATAAATTGGTTGCATGGGAAACCTAATATCACGAGACCATTGTCCTGATAATCTTTATATAATTCTTGAAGCTGTTCCAACTGAGGTGCAAAACCGCATTTGCTTGCGGTATTCACGATGACGAGCACCTTGCCAGCGTAATCCTTTAAACTGACTTCTTTTCCATCTATCGTAACAGCAGAATAATCGTAGACCGTCATGTCGTTCTCCTCCTCTTGTCTGTACTCCCAATGTAGCATAAACAGAAAAGAACCGATAACAATCAGTTCCTTAATGGTAGAATGTAGAAAAAGGGGGTTGTTTCGATGGAGTTTTTCCTAAAGCGATTTGATCATGTCCAGCTTGCTTGTCCAAGCGGCAGCGAAGAGCAAGCAAGGGAGTTTTTTGTGGAGGTCTTCGGGTTTGAAGAAATTGAAAAACCAGCTAACTTGCGAGCAAGAGGCGGTGTTTGGTTCAATTGCAACGATATTATTGTTCATATGGGTGTAGAAGAACCTTTTTCACCAGCACGAAAAGCCCATCCTGCTTTTGAAGTAGAGGGGCTGCTGTCTCTCAGACGTCATCTGGATGAACACCATGTGGATTTTATCGATGATGCTGACTTGCCAGGTGCTGATCGAATTTATGTGAATGACCCTTTCGGAAACAGATTGGAATTTTTGGAATGGCATTAAAAAAAGAACCCCTGGGGGGTTCTTTTTAGTTTGCTACTGTTTCGTTTTCTAATTTCGCTAGGCGAGCTTCCACTTCTTCTTCAGTCAAGCCGTGTTCTGCAACGTACATATTACGAGGAGAACGGCGGCAGCTGTCGGAGCAGCCGCGAAGATATTTGTGCTCATTTTCTTCAGAGCAGATAATCTGGCGGTTGCAGGAAGGATCTGCACAATTAACATAACGTTCACAAGGCTGTCCATCGAAATAATCTTTGGCAACGATAACGTGTTCTGTTTGGTTGATCGGCACGGAAATGCGGGTATCGAATACGTACATACGACCGTCCCAAAGCTTGCCTTGTACTTCAGGATCTTTTCCGTAAGTGGCAATACCGCCATGTAATTGACCGACATCCTCAAAACCTTCGCGCACGAGCCAGCCGGAGAACTTCTCACAGCGGATACCGCCTGTGCAGTAAGTCAAAACGCGTTTGCCTTCTAAGATATCTTTGTTTTCGCGGACCCAGTTTGGAAGGTCACGGAATGTTTCTATATCAGGACGGATTGCACCGCGGAAGTGACCAAGATCATATTCATAATCATTCCGTGCATCTAGAACGACAGTGTTCTCGTCTTGCATCGCTTCGTAAAATTCTTTAGGAGATAGGTAATTACCTGTCACCTCACGAGGATCTATATCATCTTCAAGACGCAGCGTCACCAATTCAGGGCGATGGCGTACATGCATTTTCTTGAAAGCATGTCCATCCGCTTCGTCGATTTTGAAGACCATATCTTCAAAACCTGGTTTCGCGTGCATCATATCCATATATGCTTGTGTTTGTTCAATCGTTCCAGAGCAAGTACCATTGATACCTTCTTTAGCTACAAGGATGCGGCCTTTAAGACCTAGTTCCTTACATTCCTTCAGATGTTCTTTGGCGAAAGCTTCGGGATCTTCAATATCTACATAGTTGTAATACAGTAATACTCGATAATCACTCATTATTTTTTCCACCTGTCATTTATATTTGCAAGATACAAAATTAGGCGTTATGTCGTTATTCATACTCTTGCAATCAAATATTTTAACACGAAAAGAAGTCCAGTACAAATGGAATTTTAAAATAGCTTGTTCTTGAAATAATGCCACATGCCGAAAGTGATCAGTACAAGTAGTACGCTTACGCCAGCTGTCGTCCAGGGACTGTCTGCAAAGGGTATCGGCAAATTCATCCCGAAGAACCCAGTAACGAACGTAAGCGGAAGCATGACTGTCGAGATAATCGTCAAGACATTCAGCTTCTCCGTTGATTTGGCACTGATGATGGAATAATACGTATCCAGGGCACTGTTTACCAAATCACGGAAGGTTTCGGTAGAGTCAACAATACGTTCCAGGTGATCAATAAGATCGGTATAGAAGGGCACATTTTCTTCTTTGATATCGAATTTCCACTTGCCATTCACATTCAGGAAAATGCGCCGCTGCGGCAGAATCACCCTTCTGATCAGGATGATCGTCCGTTTTAGGGCAAGGAATTCCTCCGTTACTTCTTTCACGCCTTCACTATACATTTCATCTTCCAGTTCCTCGATCCGGATTCCGATACGGTCCAAGACAGGGAAGTATTCATCCGTGATGCCGTCAGCGAGTGCATAGAGAAGGAAGTCAGATCCTTGATTCATGTATCGGGAAGAACGGGAACAGATAGCATCCATCTGGCCGAGCCAGCGAAGCTTATGCTTGTGGATGGTCACGACATAATTCGGTCCCAGGAAAACATTCAGTTCGAGCGTCGTGATTTCATTATCACTTTCCTCGTTGTAACGCAGGGCATGGAAGACGAAAAATTTGTATGCATCATAATCATCTACCTTAGCGCGGGGGCTGTCATGAAGGCAGTCTTCAATTGCCAACGGATGGAAATCGAATATCCCGGCAAGTTCATGCAGTTCGTGAGACTGTACATCATAGGCATCGATCCACAGCAGATTGTCAGGATCCTCCAAATGACGATTACTGTCTTTCAAAGAAATATTTGTATGCATCATGTCATTATGATGATCATAAAGATACGTCTTAATCATATTGCCACTCCTTTCGTTACGTTTATTCTTTCACAATGTTCGTAAGCTATAGTCACTATAAAAAAAGGGGTAAGGACTGTCAACAGGAATATATCTTTCTGCAAGAGGGTATGGAAGTTGGACATGGCGGGTAAACTGGAAGTGAATACGTGTGTTTGTCGAATTTTGGAGCAAAAACCGTGACAATAGTCACGGGTATATATGCGTTGCCATGTAAGCGGATTCTGTTAGTAATACTCTATATGAAAGCGTTCTTATAGTTCGTAGGGCTCATTATTAACTTAATTTGGAGAAAAAGTTGGAATTGACTTGCATTCTTGTTCAAAAAAAGGTACTCTTAAGTAGCAAAAGGAAACGGTACGGTTGAATAAATCTTTACGATCTCTTTCACAATAAGTGGTGTAAAGGTATAACGATTCAATACCTGTACTTTTGTACTTCTATTGTAAGGAGGTCATTTAAATGACTGGAAAAGTAAAATGGTTTAACGCAGACAAAGGTTTTGGTTTCATCGAAAGAGAGGACGGAGACGACGTATTCGTACACTTCTCTGCTATCCAATCTGAAGGTTTCAAAACTCTTGACGAAGGTCAAGAAGTTGAATTCGAAATCGTTGAAGGCAACCGCGGCCCACAAGCTGCTAACGTAACTCGTCTGTAATTTCATACAATGACGACAGAGGCGCATTCTGGAATTTTCCAGGATGCGTCTTTTATCATTTTTAAGGAGAGATGAGCGCCGATGAGTCAAGATGAGCTATCGAGGAAGATCATTGAAAAATACCAGGAAGATGAACGGTTGATGATCCGAATCTTCGCACAATGGTGTACAAATCAAGATCTGGATGCTGTTACTCTATACGAACAAGCCTACCCGAACCAAGGTAAAAATGATGCGCTGAAAGAAGCTTTGGAAGAAGTCCTGCCTAAGGAAGAAGCCTCTGATATTTCAGACGAGATGGTAATGGAGGTGCTGCAGTTCTTTGGTAATGATGACTTGGCATTTGTTGTCGCATCTGCAGCAGAAGAGAGAAAGGGGAATCGATAGATGGAACTGCTCCAAAAAGCAATTCAAGAAAGAGGAACGATTATCGGGGATACAATCGTTAAAGTAGATAGCTTTTTGAATCATGAAATGGACACTGCCCTTTTATATCAAATCGGCAAGGAGTTCCGTCGTCAATTCCAGCA
Coding sequences within it:
- a CDS encoding permease prefix domain 1-containing protein — its product is MQKINMYVEEQFADLPETEQVVNLKEEIKDSMEEKAADFILEGKSEEDAVNKAIVDFGNLAEIKREFQLQHAPQKTPDKKKKKEDMSTLNLGFSICGSLLIIALLVFVNLYYTPYEVWFVYPTFAILWWPVSMTFVWMKARKRKVMQR
- a CDS encoding DNA topology modulation protein FlaR; translated protein: MKTHYELRDDGNETKLPCKIHIIGSVGSGKTTLAKELSNILSADHHELDNVVWKRSSAGDRRRSDKEKREILKSIIDSRAWIIEGVHTDEWIEDSLVKAELIILLNPAYRIRNSRIIKRFLRQKVKLETSNYTPSFHIFLKMFKWNRYFERTTKPFIFESFLTYGHKMIIVENKLDVIEYLTFLKSKSEAG
- a CDS encoding MFS transporter encodes the protein MFTILKQRNYGLLFSGRIISNIGDSIYFIAAMWLVYDLSDSTFYSGLAGALTQIPNLLQFLIGPLVDRWQIRSTLMWTQALQAVLILLIPLAAWLDFLSVTLLLVIMPILTFINAFAYPTETKALPIVLKKEELPAGNALFSFAYQGVDLIFNAIAGVMIAVFGATLLFIIDSFAFCIAFLLFSFLRIPHHRAQTSEADNTRSVFSTYITELKEGLKILFTTILAAALFGAVLCNLAIGAAMAVMPAFADERQGAAVYGLYLAAMSCGALIGALLASTFSKLPIGKATICSMFLASGIWAAAAFIPWTWLSVILYGLAWIPVGCINVTFAILLQTLVPVSMIGRVTSASASFVTIAMPIGSLAGGYAATFIPLSWVFCTAGSGLALLSVTWLLYPKLRKLGPLASLSPELLGFKDYTQQETS
- the ribE gene encoding riboflavin synthase, which gives rise to MFTGIIQEVGSIIDVKRQDKAMQLTIASEKLTTDMHVGDSISVNGVCLTVTSFTPSYFQADVMPETFHYSSLSNLQSSDQVNLEPALQPNGRLGGHFVSGHVDTTGSILSIRDESNARYIDIAVTKGLQYLMSKGSISVDGVSLTVFEVREDTFTISLIPETRKATILGEKKAGDLVNLEFDQLAKYMERLLEHRKSPQSAGITEETLAQHGFMD
- a CDS encoding VOC family protein translates to MEFFLKRFDHVQLACPSGSEEQAREFFVEVFGFEEIEKPANLRARGGVWFNCNDIIVHMGVEEPFSPARKAHPAFEVEGLLSLRRHLDEHHVDFIDDADLPGADRIYVNDPFGNRLEFLEWH
- a CDS encoding SDR family oxidoreductase gives rise to the protein MKPTALITGASSGIGYHIAKWFAKAGYDLIIVARSKDKLLSLQTELQDSNVTVIPHDLSVPNSAYELYQKIRDEGKTVEVLVNNAGFGLSGKFEDTSFETQQKLLHLNMVSLANLTRLFIDDIIHSPFKNVPNGILNISSMAAFLPGPYMAAYHASKAFVQRYSEALAEELKDSGVTVTALCPGPTQTEFFKRAGNDKIMSSFRDAPEDVAREGFLGFIKGKRVVFPSANIHAAVLLMKFMPSSLLSKITKKMYSR
- a CDS encoding PadR family transcriptional regulator, translating into MDSIILRLLMDGDKYGYQISKDIAAWTHEAFQIKEATLYAVFQRLERRELIESYQGEKSHGGKRKYYTITTLGKAYFHEAAKEWKEAKQLIDVFMEGV
- a CDS encoding VanZ family protein, whose product is MLTYVAPAIFLAFVYLLSIIPFHQTVGITKKQHLLMASFAIYVIAVICLTFFPLPVDQNLIEENQQLETSYRWNTSPLTSIMQIWHTTQIDGFGYGLALKNLGGNILLFVPLGFYLPLLIRRTRSFFIVVLCGLVFSTAIESTQGLLNYFVGYNYRSVDIDDIILNVLGAMLGYAFYWIALRPLLKRGKL
- a CDS encoding glutathione peroxidase, which translates into the protein MTVYDYSAVTIDGKEVSLKDYAGKVLVIVNTASKCGFAPQLEQLQELYKDYQDNGLVILGFPCNQFMNQEPGSSEQIAAVCQRNYGVSFPMFDKVKVNGPDAHPLYKHLTSQAGGLFSKSIKWNFTKFLVDADGNVVERFAPQTSPMDMKPAIEKLLMQPSS
- the ribE gene encoding 6,7-dimethyl-8-ribityllumazine synthase produces the protein MVNVLEGNVVGSDLKIGIVVGRFNEFITSKLLSGAIDTLKRHGVDEAKVDVAWVPGAFEIPLVAEKLAESKKYDAVITLGTVIKGSTPHFDYVSNEVAKGVASAASKAGIPIIFGVLTTNTIEQAIERAGTKAGNKGAEAAVSAIEMANLLKQI
- a CDS encoding winged helix-turn-helix domain-containing protein, whose product is MKQAMALTTFEQLKAISDPLRAEMIMKLVETSYTGQQLAVLLETSRPKIHYHLKELEKNGLIEVIRTEEKNGIVQKFYRAAARGFFPSEDLLPYAEELSESTRQLYVQMTNKTKSAILTAPESSFAKAAGSTDPKDWDKVGSIWEISATEADFQEFIQGLFGLMEKLREKSEAAEYDSNGKLYHFSAYGFEIDTPSFDQVEMEEED